One window from the genome of Choloepus didactylus isolate mChoDid1 chromosome 2, mChoDid1.pri, whole genome shotgun sequence encodes:
- the GPSM2 gene encoding G-protein-signaling modulator 2 isoform X1 → MEENLISMREDHSFHVRYRMEASCLELALEGERLCKSGDCRAGVSFFEAAVQVGTEDLKTLSAIYSQLGNAYFYLHDYAKALEYHHHDLTLARTIGDQLGEAKASGNLGNTLKVLGNFEEAVVCCQRHLDISRELNDKVGEARALYNLGNVYHAKGKSFGCPGSQDAGEFPEEVRNALQAAVDYYEENLSLVTALGDRAAQGRAFGNLGNTHYLLGNFRDAVIAHEQRLLIAKEFGDKAAERRAYSNLGNAYIFLGEFETASDYYKKTLLLARQLKDRAVEAQSCYSLGNTYTLLQDYEKAIDYHLKHLAIAQELNDRIGEGRACWSLGNAYTALGNHDQAMHFAEKHLEISREVGDRSGELTARLNLSDLQMVLGLSYSTNNSIMSEASEIDNSLHGARPKSGRRHSMENMELMKLTPERVQNWNSEILAKQKPLIGKPSAKLLFVNRLKGKKYKTNSSTKVFQDASNSIDHRIPNSQRKISADAIGDEGFFDLLSRFQSNRMDDQRCCLQEKNCRTASTATSSTPPKMMLKAPSVSMVSPNTDEFLDLLASSQSRRLDDQRASFSNLPGLRLTQNNNQSVLGQLMTNDNKEPDEDFFDILVKCQGSRLDDQRCTPPPAATKGPTVPDEDFFSLILRSQAKRMDEQRVLLQRDQNRDTEFGLKELLQSNALLEFKNSEQKSANH, encoded by the exons TGGAAGCTTCTTGCCTAGAACTGGCCTTGGAAGGGGAACGTCTATGTAAATCAGGAGACTGTCGTGCTGGTGTGTCATTCTTTGAAGCTGCAGTTCAAGTTGGAACTGAAGACCTAAAAACACTCAGTGCTATATATAGCCAACTGGGCAATGCTTACTTCTATTTGCATGATTATGCAAAAGCATTAGAATACCATCATCATGATTTAACTCTCGCAAG GACCATTGGAGACCAGTTGGGAGAAGCCAAAGCTAGTGGTAACCTGGGAAACACCTTAAAAGTTCTTGGGAATTTTGAGGAAGCTGTAGTTTGTTGTCAGCGACACCTAGATATTTCCAGAGAGCTTAATGACAAG GTGGGAGAAGCAAGAGCACTTTACAATCTTGGAAATGTGTATCATGCCAAAGGGAAAAGTTTTGGTTGTCCTGGTTCTCAAGATGCAGGAGAATTTCCAGAAGAAGTGAGAAATGCTCTACAGGCAGCTGTGGATTATTATGA GGAAAACCTATCATTAGTGACTGCTTTGGGTGACCGAGCAGCTCAAGGACGTGCCTTTGGAAATCTTGGAAACACACATTACCTTCTTGGCAACTTCAGGGATGCAGTTATAGCTCATGAACAG CGTCTCCTTATTGCAAAAGAATTTGGAGATAAAGCAGCTGAAAGAAGAGCATATAGCAACCTtggaaatgcatatatatttcttGGTGAATTTGAAACTGCCTCTGATTACTACAA GAAGACACTACTTTTGGCTCGACAGCTTAAAGACAGAGCTGTAGAAGCACAGTCTTGTTACAGTCTTGGAAACACATATACTTTACTTCAAGACTATGAAAAGGCCATTGATTATCATCTGAAGCACCTTGCAATTGCTCAAGAGCTAAATGATCg AATTGGTGAAGGAAGAGCATGTTGGAGCTTAGGAAATGCATACACAGCACTAGGAAATCATGATCAAGCAATGCACTTTGCTGAAAAGCACTTGGAAATTTCAAGAGAG GTTGGGGATAGAAGTGGTGAACTAACAGCACGACTGAatctctcagatcttcaaatggtTCTTGGTCTGAGCTACAGCACAAATAATTCCATCATGTCTGAAGCTAGTGAAATCGATAACAGTTTGCATG gtgCTCGCCCCAAGTCAGGTCGCCGCCACAGCATGGAAAACATGGAACTTATGAAGTTAACACCAGAAAGG GTTCAGAACTGGAATAGTGAAATTCTtgcaaaacaaaaacctcttaTTGGCAAACCTTCTGCAAAGCTACTCTTTGTCAACagactgaaggggaaaaaatacaagacTAATTCCTCCACTAAAGTTTTCCAAGATGCCAGTAATTCCATTGACCACCGAATTCCAAATTCTCAGAGG AAAATCAGTGCAGATGCTATTGGAGATGAAGGTTTCTTTGACTTATTAAGCCGATTTCAAAGCAATAGGATGGATGATCAGAGGTGTTGCTTACAAGAAAAGAACTGCCGAACAGCTTCAACAGCAACTTCTTCCACTCCCCCCAAAATGATGCTAAAAG cACCATCTGTTTCTATGGTATCCCCCAATACGGATGAGTTTTTGGATCTTCTTGCCAGCTCACAGAGTCGCCGTCTGGATGACCAGAGAGCCAGTTTCAGTAATCTGCCAGGACTTCGTCTGACGCAAAACAATAACCAATCAGTGCTTGGCCAACTGATGACTAATGACAACAAAGAGCCTGATGAAGACTTCTTTGACATCCTTGTAAAATGTCAA GGGTCCAGATTAGATGACCAAAGGTGCACACCACCACCGGCTGCCACAAAGGGACCAACAGTACCAGATGAGGACTTTTTTAGCCTTATTTTACGATCTCAGGCAAAAAGAATGGATGAACAGAGAGTTCTTTTACAAAGAGATCAAAACAGAGACACTGAATTTGGGCTAAAAGAACTTTTGCAAAGCAATGCTTTgttggaatttaaaaattcagaacaAAAATCAGCAAACCACTAG
- the GPSM2 gene encoding G-protein-signaling modulator 2 isoform X2, producing the protein MEASCLELALEGERLCKSGDCRAGVSFFEAAVQVGTEDLKTLSAIYSQLGNAYFYLHDYAKALEYHHHDLTLARTIGDQLGEAKASGNLGNTLKVLGNFEEAVVCCQRHLDISRELNDKVGEARALYNLGNVYHAKGKSFGCPGSQDAGEFPEEVRNALQAAVDYYEENLSLVTALGDRAAQGRAFGNLGNTHYLLGNFRDAVIAHEQRLLIAKEFGDKAAERRAYSNLGNAYIFLGEFETASDYYKKTLLLARQLKDRAVEAQSCYSLGNTYTLLQDYEKAIDYHLKHLAIAQELNDRIGEGRACWSLGNAYTALGNHDQAMHFAEKHLEISREVGDRSGELTARLNLSDLQMVLGLSYSTNNSIMSEASEIDNSLHGARPKSGRRHSMENMELMKLTPERVQNWNSEILAKQKPLIGKPSAKLLFVNRLKGKKYKTNSSTKVFQDASNSIDHRIPNSQRKISADAIGDEGFFDLLSRFQSNRMDDQRCCLQEKNCRTASTATSSTPPKMMLKAPSVSMVSPNTDEFLDLLASSQSRRLDDQRASFSNLPGLRLTQNNNQSVLGQLMTNDNKEPDEDFFDILVKCQGSRLDDQRCTPPPAATKGPTVPDEDFFSLILRSQAKRMDEQRVLLQRDQNRDTEFGLKELLQSNALLEFKNSEQKSANH; encoded by the exons TGGAAGCTTCTTGCCTAGAACTGGCCTTGGAAGGGGAACGTCTATGTAAATCAGGAGACTGTCGTGCTGGTGTGTCATTCTTTGAAGCTGCAGTTCAAGTTGGAACTGAAGACCTAAAAACACTCAGTGCTATATATAGCCAACTGGGCAATGCTTACTTCTATTTGCATGATTATGCAAAAGCATTAGAATACCATCATCATGATTTAACTCTCGCAAG GACCATTGGAGACCAGTTGGGAGAAGCCAAAGCTAGTGGTAACCTGGGAAACACCTTAAAAGTTCTTGGGAATTTTGAGGAAGCTGTAGTTTGTTGTCAGCGACACCTAGATATTTCCAGAGAGCTTAATGACAAG GTGGGAGAAGCAAGAGCACTTTACAATCTTGGAAATGTGTATCATGCCAAAGGGAAAAGTTTTGGTTGTCCTGGTTCTCAAGATGCAGGAGAATTTCCAGAAGAAGTGAGAAATGCTCTACAGGCAGCTGTGGATTATTATGA GGAAAACCTATCATTAGTGACTGCTTTGGGTGACCGAGCAGCTCAAGGACGTGCCTTTGGAAATCTTGGAAACACACATTACCTTCTTGGCAACTTCAGGGATGCAGTTATAGCTCATGAACAG CGTCTCCTTATTGCAAAAGAATTTGGAGATAAAGCAGCTGAAAGAAGAGCATATAGCAACCTtggaaatgcatatatatttcttGGTGAATTTGAAACTGCCTCTGATTACTACAA GAAGACACTACTTTTGGCTCGACAGCTTAAAGACAGAGCTGTAGAAGCACAGTCTTGTTACAGTCTTGGAAACACATATACTTTACTTCAAGACTATGAAAAGGCCATTGATTATCATCTGAAGCACCTTGCAATTGCTCAAGAGCTAAATGATCg AATTGGTGAAGGAAGAGCATGTTGGAGCTTAGGAAATGCATACACAGCACTAGGAAATCATGATCAAGCAATGCACTTTGCTGAAAAGCACTTGGAAATTTCAAGAGAG GTTGGGGATAGAAGTGGTGAACTAACAGCACGACTGAatctctcagatcttcaaatggtTCTTGGTCTGAGCTACAGCACAAATAATTCCATCATGTCTGAAGCTAGTGAAATCGATAACAGTTTGCATG gtgCTCGCCCCAAGTCAGGTCGCCGCCACAGCATGGAAAACATGGAACTTATGAAGTTAACACCAGAAAGG GTTCAGAACTGGAATAGTGAAATTCTtgcaaaacaaaaacctcttaTTGGCAAACCTTCTGCAAAGCTACTCTTTGTCAACagactgaaggggaaaaaatacaagacTAATTCCTCCACTAAAGTTTTCCAAGATGCCAGTAATTCCATTGACCACCGAATTCCAAATTCTCAGAGG AAAATCAGTGCAGATGCTATTGGAGATGAAGGTTTCTTTGACTTATTAAGCCGATTTCAAAGCAATAGGATGGATGATCAGAGGTGTTGCTTACAAGAAAAGAACTGCCGAACAGCTTCAACAGCAACTTCTTCCACTCCCCCCAAAATGATGCTAAAAG cACCATCTGTTTCTATGGTATCCCCCAATACGGATGAGTTTTTGGATCTTCTTGCCAGCTCACAGAGTCGCCGTCTGGATGACCAGAGAGCCAGTTTCAGTAATCTGCCAGGACTTCGTCTGACGCAAAACAATAACCAATCAGTGCTTGGCCAACTGATGACTAATGACAACAAAGAGCCTGATGAAGACTTCTTTGACATCCTTGTAAAATGTCAA GGGTCCAGATTAGATGACCAAAGGTGCACACCACCACCGGCTGCCACAAAGGGACCAACAGTACCAGATGAGGACTTTTTTAGCCTTATTTTACGATCTCAGGCAAAAAGAATGGATGAACAGAGAGTTCTTTTACAAAGAGATCAAAACAGAGACACTGAATTTGGGCTAAAAGAACTTTTGCAAAGCAATGCTTTgttggaatttaaaaattcagaacaAAAATCAGCAAACCACTAG